In Sphingobacterium sp. SRCM116780, the genomic stretch AAAGCCTTCGGATAATGAGATCCGAAGGCTTTTGTTGTGAATATAGTATTAATACCCAGGGTTTTGTTGTGCACCAATACCCGGATTAGCATTGATCTCATCTAAGAAAATTGGAAGTATTGTTTTATTAAACGTTCTATCAATTGTTTTTGTACGATGAATGGTATTAATAGCGCCAAATTCATCATTAAATACAATCGTTTTATTCCAACGAATCATATCAAAGAAGCGGTGACCTTCACCAGCCAATTCTTTACTTCGCTCATCAGCGATCATATCTAAGTTTATTGTAGCAGCATCTGCAGCAGCTAAATTAGGTGAACGCTTACGGATTTCATTTAAATAAGTTGCTGCAAGCGCTTTGTCTGATTTTAAAGCAGCCTCTGCAGCCATTAAATAAACTTCAGAAAGGCGAATAACCTTAAAGTTTACAGCAGTGCTATTCGAAGTTTTCTTATCACCTTCTAAGTTGACACCTCCGCTATATTTGTAAATAGCACCCAGTCTTGTTGCAGAAGTCTCATCTCTAGCCATAACCCCCCAGCGTACATCTGCAGCATCTTGTTTGAGACGATTTAAAAAATAATCACTCGCCATGAAATTACCCAAGATAGCTGAACTTCCATGTCCAGATCTTCTGAAATATGCACCTAATGATGAATTACCTAAATCACTTTCATTCGGATAAACACCTAATTCGAAAATTGATTCGGTTCCAAATTCTGATTTCCAAGAATCTACCCAAGCGGCATTACTATATAACGTATATACTTTTGAATCGATGATTTCTTGTGCAGCAGTTAAAGCATTCGGATAATCTTCCATGTATAAATATACACGTGCTTGAAGTGCTTTGTTGGCATAATAATTTAGATAGCCATTCAATTTTGTTTTTGGGAGTAAGGTTTCTGCAGCTTTCAGATCGATCAGGATTTGTTTGTAGTTATCCTCCACTTTGCTTCTCAATTCTTGTGCACCTGGACTTAAAGGTGTCGTTATATTTGGAATACCCCAAGCGGCTTTATTTTCATTATAAGGTTCACCGTACAAGCGTACCAAATCAAAATTGATCAAAGCACGAGCAGTTAATGCCTGGCCTTCATATGAGCTGAAGTTTTCTAATGATCCAGCCGCTTTTAAGTTGTCAATACTTTTTAGCAAATTGTTGATCTGTGTTATTCCATTGAACCCTTTAGCCCAAACGTCTGAATAACTATTGGAAGAGGCACTATGATTGAAAGTATATAAATAATCAAATCCACGACCAGCAGCAAAAATAGTGAAATCTCCACCTTTTACATCTGCGTATAAAGGAAAGTTTCGACCATAATAGTCCCGATTAGACAATATACTCATCAAACCATTGATCATGACTTTAGCATCAGCGGCAGTCTGAATAGCTGTTTCCGCGTCTCCTGAATTTGTCGGTTTTACATCTAAGAAATCTTTACAAGAGCTAACCGAAAGAGATATAAGGATGCACGAAGCAATAAATAATTTTTTCATTTTTCTTAATTCAATAGGTTAAAAATTAAACTCTAAACCAAATGTATAGGTTTTAGCAATTGGAGTTTCCCAACCACGTGTTCCGTATTGGTTAACCTCTGGATCCATGTACTTGTATTTTGAAAGTGTTAATAAATTACTTCCATTGAAAAAAACACGCGCATTGTTGATACCTATTTTACTTAAATAAGTATTTGGAATCTTGTACGCTAAGGAAATGTTTTTCAATCTCAAGTAAGAAGCATCATAGAGATGGCGACTACTGATTTGATTCACATCTTCTAGATCTCGACCAGTAACCATTGGAAAATCCCCATCTGTATTCGTAGGAGACCAAGATTCATCAACAAAATATTGGGCATGAATTCTTTCCCAATAATAGCCATCGTCAGCCACATCTTTTGATGTCGCATCGTACAATTTACCTCCGATTTTATAAGCGAAATTTAAGCCCAATGAAATTCCTTTGTATTCAGCGTCCGTGTTGATACCACCATAAACTTTTGGATTCGCATTACCGATGATGGTTTGTTTGGCTTTCGTATAGGTATAGCTAGCTCCCCTGCCTTCAAATAGGAAATCTCCTTCTGTTCCATCATTGGTATACCATACATTCTTGCCATTTGTTTTGTCTACACCAGCCCATTCTAAACCGTAGAAAGCCAATGTAGATTCATTTTCTTGGTAAATGAAACGTGCTCGGTCATCTTTTCCAGTTGGATCATACCATACAATGGGTTGACCCTCGCTTAATTTTGTTATTTTAGAATCGATAAACGCAGCATTTATACTTGCTGTCCATCTGAAATCCTGCTTCTTAATGATATCAGAACCCAATTCAATTTCAATTCCTTTATTATTAATTTGACCGATATTTCTAAGCGTACTAGAGAATCCCGTTATCGTTGAAATCGGAACTTTTTGTATTAAATCTTTTGAATCTCTGTTGAAATATTCTAATGAACCAAAGATCTTGTTTTGAAAAAATCCAAATTCTAAAGCAAGATTAGTCGTATAATTTCTTTCCCATCTTAAGTTTTCATCAGCGGCATTACTTAAAGCTCCACCAGCCTGAGTCATATATTTATTACTATACGCTGTTAATGATCTCCATCCAAAATCATCTAAAGGTAAGGTGCCATTTACACCGTATGAAGCTCTAATCCGTAAAGCATTGATATCTTCTATTGAAGCGATAAAACTTTCTTTTGCTAAATTCCAAGAACCAGCCATCGACCAGAAGTTTCCCCAGCGTGGACCAGGACCTAACTTAGAAGAGCCATCCCGACGAAGGGATGCCGATGCAAAATAACGTTCACCATAGTTGTATTCAGCTCTAGATAATACCGACATCATATTACTACCCCAACTATAAGCTCCAGCATCTAGCTGTCCTGCAGTAGAAACGGTATGTAAAGCAGAAGAAGGTAAATCCTTACCTGTTGCTCTTACGAAACTACCATCATTTTTTTCTGCCTCAAAACCCGCTAATAACGCGATATTATGTAAACCGAATGTTTTATTATAATTTGCTGTCGTTGATGAGACTAGTTTTTGAATGTTTGAAGTTACCTCTGTTACGACGCCATTTGTGGAAGATCCATTATAATGTTTAGCACTGTAATAGATATGGTCTTTTGATTCTGTCTCGTCATAGGAGAAGATAGTTTTAACCGTCAATTCCGGAAGAAGGCGTAATGTCAAGGATTCTACCGCTGATATTTTGCTTGTTTTCGAACTATTTTCCCATTCCTTATTATAATAAAGGGGGTTATAGGCTAAACTACCATAACGAGCAGTCCATTCATTTCCAGTTTTATAGTCTGTAGGCCAATAAAGAGGCCATAACAAATTTCTGGTCTGCATTAAATAATTGGTACCTGTATTTCGCGTATCATTCATCCCCACTAATTTTGTCTTCGCGATATTGATATTAGAACCAAATTCCAAGTATTTACCAATTTTTTGATTCAGGTTCACACGTCCGTTGATACGATCGTAATCATTCAAGATGATGCGACTTTTATCCTGTGTGTAAGAAAGGGAAGTATAGTAGTTGGTGTTATCTGTTCCCCCACTCACAGATAAATCATTAGTATTGAAAATACCCGTTCTGAATAAAGCATCATTCCAATCGTAATATTTACCCTCTCGATTTTCAATACCATCTGTTTTACCTGTAATGGTTACTTTTTCAAACATGGATGTTCCTGTTGTTGAAAAGTCGTAACCATGAATGCCAAATTTAGTTTTGAATCGATCTAATACCCATTTGTTAGCAGCAGCATCAGTTAGCCCACCAGCGATACGAGAGTCATAGAGAACACTGTATAGCATATCAATCTCATCTTGTACCGAAGCAGTTTCATTATTATCTGTTGCCCAACTTGGACTGAAACCAAGACTTGATTTCAGGTTAATTTTTGGCGCACCATTTTTACCCTTTTTAGTCGTAATGATAATGACACCATTTGCTGCACGAGAACCATACAAAGCAGATGCTGCGGCATCTTTCAATACCGTCATGGTTTCAATGTCAGCGGGATTTAAGGTACTCATCACATTATTGGAGTTGACCAAATAATCGTTCATTTGTCCAGTAGATCCAGAGATTACGGGCACCCCATCGATGACATATAGCGGTTCGTTTGAAGCGCTCATAGACCCAATACCACGGATACGAATAGCAGGGGTAGAACCCGCTTGCCCTGAGCTTGTACTGACTTGTAACCCTGCCACACGACCTGTCAAAGCATTTTCGAATGAAGTGACTGGTTGTTTGTCAAGGACATCATTTTTTACTGTTGACGCAGACCCCGTATACGTGCTCTTTTTTGCCGTTCCATACGCAACAACCATGACCTCATCTAAAGCATTTTCATCCTTTTGTAAGGAAATTGTTAACGTCTTGCGACCATTTAAGCTGATCTCTTGTTTTTGATAACCTACAGCAGAGATAACGATCGTCGCATCTGCATTTGCATTTAGCGTAAATAAGCCGTTTGAGTTTGTGGATGTCCCTGTATTGGTTCCTTTTACAGCAATGGTCACACTAGGAACTGGTGTACCACTTTCATCAGAAACTTTACCAGCAACTTGGATTTGTTGTGCATTTACGACTTGTAAAGAGCCACAAGCCATCGTACATAACGAAGTGAGTAAAAATTTATTCATAAGATTTTTGGTTAGTTTTATGTTGAATAGGACACCTTTAAGGAACCTATTTTTTTATGCTTATTACCTATTTTTCTATTGCGGTATAATTCCTATTCCAGGTCTATCAGGCAATATACATTGGCCATCAATCACTTTCATTCCATCATAAATATCGTTTCCGATCAGTAAGGCTCCATCTAAATCAGCCCAATCCGTTAAGGGTGCCAATTGCGCTGCTGCTGAAATGGCACATGAAGTCTCTGTCATACAACCGATCATCACTTTCATCTCTAATGCACGCGCTAACTCGGCCATGCGTTTCGCTTCTCTCATTCCTGTACATTTCATCAATTTGATGTTAATGCCAGAATAAACACCCTTTAGAGCAGGTACATCTATTAATCTTTGACATCCTTCATCTGCAATAGTAGGAATTGGACTATGTGCTGTTAACCAGGCATTATCATCAATTTGCTCTTTAGGCATAGGTTGCTCCAAGAAAATAACACCACGCTCCGCCAGCCAATATGACATTTCCAATGCCTCTTCACGAGTTTTCCAACCCTGGTTGACATCAGCACAAAGAGGACGATCTGTGCATTGACGAATGGTTTCGATGATCATTTTATCCGTATCAAGACCAAGTTTTACTTTTAAAATCTTGAATTGATCCGCTTCCATTACTTTTTTACGAACGACCTCTTCGGTGTCAATACCAATCGTATAGGTCGTCGCAGGTATCAATCCTGGATTTAAACCCCAAATTTTGTAAAAGGGCTGGTTCATGATTTTACCTAATAAGTCATGAAGAGCAATGTCTACAGCAGCTTTCGCTGCGGTATTTTTATAAGCGACCTGATCGACATACTGTAAGATATCTTCTGTTTGAAAAGGTGAATTGAAGCTGCTAAGATCAAGTTGATTTAAAAAGTTAATGACACTTTCTTGTGATTCTCCCAAGTACGGTGGCATACTTGCTTCCCCATAGCCAATAATACCATCATACTCCAACTGTGTTAATACAACGGGAGTTGTCGTTCTACTGAAAGAGGCAACAGTAAAGACATAACGCATTTCTAATGTATACGGTTTGAACCTAAGTTTGAAAGTTCCAAAATCTTTGGTAATCCAATCTGCATGTGTACTCATGATTATTGTAAAGTTTTATTTTATACTGTAATAAGCGTTATTTTCTATTTTCTGTATTTGAGGATCTTTTGATCCTAAATATCTTCTTGCAGCAACCACAGTTCTGGTTTGAAAATCATCATAATTCGCGGCATCTTTCAGCATGCTATTGATACGTACAGATCCGGCAGAGTGAATAAATGTACCGTTGCCGATATACATAGCCACATGAGTCACACGAGCATTGGGATTACTATTTTTTCCTCCAGCAAAAAATAGTAAATCTGCGGGTTTCAAATTATTTAAAGCTTTTGTTGGGTCAAAATGACCTTCTGCATCAAGAATATCTACTGCCTCACCAGCCAATACCTGTTGGGAGGCATCACGCGGTATGACATAGCCATTCATAAAATAAGTAGTTTTGGTAAAACCGCTACAATCTACCCCTTTTACAGAGGTACCTCCCCATAAATAAGGAAGTCCTAACATACTTTTAGCACTTGAAATCAAGTTCTCGGATGTAGGATTACGCGAGTCAATCCATTTTTTTAAAGAGAGACTCTCTTCTTTTTTGATATAGGCCTTACGTTTATCGGGATAAGTAACTTCATAGTATTTGCCCTTTTCAGCTGTTAACGCTAAGATATCACCATATACAAGATCCGACACACGTTGACTCTGTTCATTGGGTTCAGATAACGATTTTCCAAATTCTGCCGTATAAATCAATTTAGGTTGATTGTTCCATGCTATCGCTTCTTCTTTTGTCATGGCTGTAACCGAAGAAGTTGGCATCCATGCAATATATCCTTCAGGAGTACGTACACGATATTCACCATGATCTTTTTGTAAAATGTCT encodes the following:
- a CDS encoding RagB/SusD family nutrient uptake outer membrane protein yields the protein MKKLFIASCILISLSVSSCKDFLDVKPTNSGDAETAIQTAADAKVMINGLMSILSNRDYYGRNFPLYADVKGGDFTIFAAGRGFDYLYTFNHSASSNSYSDVWAKGFNGITQINNLLKSIDNLKAAGSLENFSSYEGQALTARALINFDLVRLYGEPYNENKAAWGIPNITTPLSPGAQELRSKVEDNYKQILIDLKAAETLLPKTKLNGYLNYYANKALQARVYLYMEDYPNALTAAQEIIDSKVYTLYSNAAWVDSWKSEFGTESIFELGVYPNESDLGNSSLGAYFRRSGHGSSAILGNFMASDYFLNRLKQDAADVRWGVMARDETSATRLGAIYKYSGGVNLEGDKKTSNSTAVNFKVIRLSEVYLMAAEAALKSDKALAATYLNEIRKRSPNLAAADAATINLDMIADERSKELAGEGHRFFDMIRWNKTIVFNDEFGAINTIHRTKTIDRTFNKTILPIFLDEINANPGIGAQQNPGY
- a CDS encoding SusC/RagA family TonB-linked outer membrane protein; its protein translation is MNKFLLTSLCTMACGSLQVVNAQQIQVAGKVSDESGTPVPSVTIAVKGTNTGTSTNSNGLFTLNANADATIVISAVGYQKQEISLNGRKTLTISLQKDENALDEVMVVAYGTAKKSTYTGSASTVKNDVLDKQPVTSFENALTGRVAGLQVSTSSGQAGSTPAIRIRGIGSMSASNEPLYVIDGVPVISGSTGQMNDYLVNSNNVMSTLNPADIETMTVLKDAAASALYGSRAANGVIIITTKKGKNGAPKINLKSSLGFSPSWATDNNETASVQDEIDMLYSVLYDSRIAGGLTDAAANKWVLDRFKTKFGIHGYDFSTTGTSMFEKVTITGKTDGIENREGKYYDWNDALFRTGIFNTNDLSVSGGTDNTNYYTSLSYTQDKSRIILNDYDRINGRVNLNQKIGKYLEFGSNINIAKTKLVGMNDTRNTGTNYLMQTRNLLWPLYWPTDYKTGNEWTARYGSLAYNPLYYNKEWENSSKTSKISAVESLTLRLLPELTVKTIFSYDETESKDHIYYSAKHYNGSSTNGVVTEVTSNIQKLVSSTTANYNKTFGLHNIALLAGFEAEKNDGSFVRATGKDLPSSALHTVSTAGQLDAGAYSWGSNMMSVLSRAEYNYGERYFASASLRRDGSSKLGPGPRWGNFWSMAGSWNLAKESFIASIEDINALRIRASYGVNGTLPLDDFGWRSLTAYSNKYMTQAGGALSNAADENLRWERNYTTNLALEFGFFQNKIFGSLEYFNRDSKDLIQKVPISTITGFSSTLRNIGQINNKGIEIELGSDIIKKQDFRWTASINAAFIDSKITKLSEGQPIVWYDPTGKDDRARFIYQENESTLAFYGLEWAGVDKTNGKNVWYTNDGTEGDFLFEGRGASYTYTKAKQTIIGNANPKVYGGINTDAEYKGISLGLNFAYKIGGKLYDATSKDVADDGYYWERIHAQYFVDESWSPTNTDGDFPMVTGRDLEDVNQISSRHLYDASYLRLKNISLAYKIPNTYLSKIGINNARVFFNGSNLLTLSKYKYMDPEVNQYGTRGWETPIAKTYTFGLEFNF
- a CDS encoding dipeptide epimerase, which codes for MSTHADWITKDFGTFKLRFKPYTLEMRYVFTVASFSRTTTPVVLTQLEYDGIIGYGEASMPPYLGESQESVINFLNQLDLSSFNSPFQTEDILQYVDQVAYKNTAAKAAVDIALHDLLGKIMNQPFYKIWGLNPGLIPATTYTIGIDTEEVVRKKVMEADQFKILKVKLGLDTDKMIIETIRQCTDRPLCADVNQGWKTREEALEMSYWLAERGVIFLEQPMPKEQIDDNAWLTAHSPIPTIADEGCQRLIDVPALKGVYSGINIKLMKCTGMREAKRMAELARALEMKVMIGCMTETSCAISAAAQLAPLTDWADLDGALLIGNDIYDGMKVIDGQCILPDRPGIGIIPQ
- a CDS encoding C40 family peptidase — encoded protein: MKNKLKYAILTFASLFSIHYTFSQQVDSTIYFKVKELQETVKKEYAPDKRIKIFAFTKTDVVHNEYQIETTEQAAKTAFEQQIKNIPTTVNINLLPEQNLDNKLIGIVHLSVSNMRTKPDNAAEMASQALMGTQVDILQKDHGEYRVRTPEGYIAWMPTSSVTAMTKEEAIAWNNQPKLIYTAEFGKSLSEPNEQSQRVSDLVYGDILALTAEKGKYYEVTYPDKRKAYIKKEESLSLKKWIDSRNPTSENLISSAKSMLGLPYLWGGTSVKGVDCSGFTKTTYFMNGYVIPRDASQQVLAGEAVDILDAEGHFDPTKALNNLKPADLLFFAGGKNSNPNARVTHVAMYIGNGTFIHSAGSVRINSMLKDAANYDDFQTRTVVAARRYLGSKDPQIQKIENNAYYSIK